A window of Thermodesulfobacteriota bacterium contains these coding sequences:
- a CDS encoding amino acid transporter: protein PPPTTAVAQEPMVRRQAPTAVIMVSGYNGMGMHVFFTIVRSFPGTFRNFVFISAGVVDTRRFKGAAEIRNLSEDLGKQLQNYVEFVKGHGYYAEARYRVGTDVIEIIGRLAEEVATDFPNRMFFAGKLVFSEENLVTKLLHNQTAFLAQKKLVFDGHPMIVLPVRAME, encoded by the coding sequence CCCCCGCCGACGACGGCGGTGGCGCAGGAGCCGATGGTGCGGCGGCAGGCGCCGACGGCGGTGATCATGGTGTCGGGATACAACGGGATGGGGATGCACGTGTTCTTCACGATCGTGCGCTCGTTCCCGGGGACGTTCCGCAATTTCGTTTTCATCTCGGCGGGGGTGGTGGACACGCGGCGGTTCAAGGGGGCCGCGGAGATCCGGAACCTGTCGGAGGACCTGGGGAAGCAGCTCCAGAACTACGTGGAGTTCGTCAAGGGGCACGGATACTACGCGGAAGCGCGCTACCGGGTGGGCACGGACGTCATCGAGATCATCGGCCGCCTGGCCGAGGAGGTGGCGACGGATTTCCCCAACAGGATGTTCTTCGCCGGAAAGCTGGTCTTCTCGGAGGAGAACCTCGTCACGAAGCTTCTGCACAACCAGACGGCGTTCCTGGCGCAGAAGAAGCTGGTCTTCGACGGACACCCCATGATCGTCCTGCCCGTCCGGGCGATGGAATGA
- a CDS encoding PA2779 family protein, which yields MTTLRRAGWFVVLAVAMAGWMGVLGTLRGVAEAGVIGSCLPDGTARSEDLAKVQAFLENKIVAQKLIDYGVSPEEASAKVRAMSEQDLHRLATLTDRAAAGTDSALGVLIGIAILIILVLVIIKLMNKEIIIR from the coding sequence ATGACAACGTTGCGGAGAGCGGGTTGGTTCGTCGTGCTGGCAGTGGCGATGGCGGGGTGGATGGGGGTTCTCGGGACCCTGCGGGGAGTCGCCGAGGCCGGCGTGATCGGATCCTGCCTGCCGGACGGGACGGCCCGTTCCGAGGACTTGGCGAAGGTGCAGGCGTTCCTCGAGAACAAGATCGTCGCGCAGAAGCTGATCGACTACGGCGTGTCTCCCGAAGAAGCGTCGGCCAAGGTCCGGGCGATGAGCGAACAGGACCTCCACCGGCTCGCGACGCTCACGGACCGCGCGGCCGCGGGGACCGACAGCGCCCTCGGCGTCCTCATCGGCATCGCGATCCTCATCATCCTCGTCCTCGTGATCATCAAGCTGATGAACAAGGAAATCATCATCCGCTGA
- a CDS encoding cysteine peptidase family C39 domain-containing protein, with protein MPLAFGIRGAALLLGGALLLAWECAASRPPAETLPSAVAPAAGMRILQGVPFLPQEEDTCGPSSLAMLLRFHGKDASVRELVEETRTSGLRGTLVTDLAAAARRRGVRAEVTALDIQRLRERIAGGEPVILLVDLGVWAWSRPHYLIAYGTTSEGVVAHSGRTEGAVIPYGRLDAQWSKMGRLAIVAPLEGAQK; from the coding sequence ATGCCCCTGGCGTTCGGGATCCGGGGCGCCGCCCTCCTGCTGGGCGGCGCCCTTTTGCTTGCGTGGGAATGCGCGGCTTCCCGGCCGCCGGCGGAGACGCTCCCCTCTGCCGTCGCGCCCGCGGCCGGAATGCGGATCCTCCAGGGCGTTCCCTTCCTTCCCCAGGAGGAGGACACGTGCGGCCCTTCCTCGCTGGCGATGCTGCTGCGGTTCCACGGGAAGGACGCGTCCGTGCGGGAGCTGGTCGAGGAGACGCGCACGTCCGGGCTGCGCGGAACGCTTGTCACCGACCTGGCGGCGGCCGCCCGCCGCCGCGGGGTCCGGGCCGAGGTGACCGCGCTCGACATTCAGCGGCTCCGGGAGCGGATTGCCGGGGGAGAACCGGTGATCCTCCTGGTCGACCTGGGCGTGTGGGCGTGGAGCCGCCCCCATTACCTGATCGCGTACGGAACGACTTCGGAAGGCGTGGTGGCGCACTCGGGACGCACGGAGGGGGCGGTCATTCCTTACGGCAGGCTGGATGCGCAATGGAGCAAGATGGGGCGGCTGGCCATCGTCGCTCCGCTGGAAGGAGCGCAGAAGTGA
- a CDS encoding tetratricopeptide repeat protein yields MTTPRDTVADRKGRCPRTRPFPVGIALLLLAAIAVAGCGRMPKIIVLEDPLSADEHVALGVAYEKKGELALAGREYERALKKDGSSFLARFNLGNVRLAEKRYDAAREEYLRALELRPGNPEAVNNLAWAAILSGGGREDALRRLQGVLEDPARRQPPLLDTLGVLLGGMSRVPEAESAFAEALRRCDAGDPACTESVRAEILEHRGALGTR; encoded by the coding sequence GTGACGACGCCCCGCGACACCGTTGCCGACCGCAAGGGGCGCTGTCCTCGCACAAGACCCTTCCCTGTCGGGATCGCGCTCCTCCTTCTCGCGGCGATCGCGGTCGCCGGGTGCGGGCGCATGCCGAAGATCATCGTGCTCGAGGATCCGCTGTCCGCGGACGAGCACGTGGCGCTCGGCGTCGCATACGAGAAGAAAGGGGAGCTCGCATTGGCCGGACGTGAGTACGAGCGCGCCCTGAAGAAGGACGGATCCTCCTTCCTCGCCCGGTTCAACCTGGGGAACGTCCGGCTGGCGGAGAAGCGCTACGACGCGGCGCGGGAGGAGTATCTGCGCGCCCTCGAGCTGCGGCCGGGGAATCCCGAGGCCGTGAACAACCTGGCGTGGGCGGCGATCCTGTCCGGCGGCGGCAGGGAGGATGCGCTCCGCCGCCTGCAGGGCGTCCTGGAGGATCCGGCGAGGCGGCAGCCCCCGCTGCTCGACACGCTCGGCGTATTGCTCGGAGGGATGTCCCGGGTCCCGGAGGCGGAAAGCGCCTTCGCCGAGGCGCTGCGCCGCTGCGACGCGGGGGACCCGGCCTGCACGGAATCCGTTCGCGCCGAGATCCTGGAACACAGAGGCGCCCTCGGGACACGATGA